Proteins found in one Lycium ferocissimum isolate CSIRO_LF1 chromosome 6, AGI_CSIRO_Lferr_CH_V1, whole genome shotgun sequence genomic segment:
- the LOC132059276 gene encoding homeobox-DDT domain protein RLT3, protein MAAKKKQNQNSSQIEKTVNCSSKSKKKKNSKKKKQQQQQFLNEDDYRLRLQEGLYSPDYIFTKIFRKDGPILGAEFDSLPENPFTPSKKGSRISSHAREENQAAIKRRKVSAPATTHCRASCESTPPVKKHGTGKGLITKDTSVKKYGTGKGLMTEKSASVRKHGTGKGLMTVWRATNPHAGDTPTGVDFGESAKERKKKLLQRQSILRKIEKKLQDKKKVGVKCRKAVNKRIEKQKPPRKEKCELALERRKCQEGLPIKKRKYQEEFTQQGSLADDEELELMELEAGPNSLTCCTHFAGNGLRGCSLCKGLLPKFPPDSVIMKLPLYMRPWDSSPELVKKLFKIFHFICTYAARIDICSFTVDEFAQAFHEKDSLLLGQVHLALLRLLLADVEIQLDSGFIHQASKSCNFLGLVHSIEHEEFSLKLWISSLNALTWTEILRQVLVAAGFGSKRGRVSGEALSKEVSLMAKYGLARGTLKGELFSILLIKGTDGMKVHELAKLQSIVELNLAATTIQLEDLISSTLSSDITLFEKISSSGYRLRINPSSQESEISFSDSEGDDAEVISGYIRDYSDCESRELVPAESGRRYQLENRNSLSIVNTEIDESYSGEAWLLGLMEGEYSDLGIGEKLNALAALVDLLTAASSISEKDPMPSTVECAPATIHHASGGKIKRSSAKSSYLAGQTQSHSGYLSNQDPTGSLEFQPVDSSVSMSKICKKNKSPSTAKNTKELEAGDDLHPMQSIFLGSDRRYNRYWIFLGPCNELDPGHRRIYFESSEDGHWEVIDTEESLCSLLAALDRRGTREALLVASLEKRETFLCRAMSNMLNDSGDRQSPQCGRTFSREDSSSSAISDVDNLGLVEVHNGSTGSKVSAGRKRERQQDKWNIAQAFDSWMWKSFYCNLAAVKRGKRSYLDSLARCEQCHDLYWRDEKHCKICHTTFELDFDLEERYAIHTATCRQNLDPDNCTKHKILPSELQSLKAAIYAIESVMPEDALIGAWRRSSHNLWIKRLRRASTLSEILQVLADFVTAINEDWLCDSGHTLGSNYDPEEIIASFSSMPQTSSAVAFWLVKLDALVGPHLGSAH, encoded by the exons ATGGCAGCAAAGAAGAAGCAAAATCAGAATTCCAGCCAAATTGAGAAAACAGTGAATTGCAGtagtaaaagtaaaaagaagaagaatagtaaaaaaaagaagcagcaacaacaacagtTTTTGAATGAAGATGATTATAGACTAAGGTTACAAGAGGGTTTATATTCACCTGATTATATTTTCACTAAAATTTTCAGAAAGGATGGTCCTATACTTGGTGCTGAATTTGATTCTCTTCCAGAAAATCCTTTTACTCCCAGTAAGAAAG GTTCCAGAATTTCTAGTCATGCTAGAGAAGAAAACCAAGCAGCAATTAAGAGGAGAAAG GTCTCTGCGCCTGCCACCACGCATTGCCGAGCTTCATGTGAAAGTACCCCTCCTGTGAAAAAGCATGGTACTGGGAAAGGTCTAATAACAAAAGACACTTCGGTGAAAAAATACGGCACTGGGAAAGGATTAATGACCGAGAAGAGTGCTAGTGTTAGAAAGCACGGTACCGGGAAGGGTTTGATGACAGTTTGGCGGGCAACAAATCCTCACGCCGGAGACACCCCCACTGGTGTTGATTTTGGAGAGAGTGctaaagagagaaagaagaagttGCTGCAGCGACAGTCTATTTTG agaaaaatagaaaagaaattgCAGGATAAGAAAAAGGTTGGCGTGAAATGCAGAAAG GCAGTGAATAAAAGGATCGAAAAGCAGAAGCCACCTCGTAAGGAAAAATGTGAACTTGCGCTGGAAAGGAGAAAGTGCCAAGAAGGGTTAcctatcaaaaaaagaaaataccaaGAAGAGTTTACTCAGCAGGGGTCACTAGCGGATGATGAGGAACTTGAGTTAATGGAGTTGGAGGCAGGACCTAACTCATTGACATGCTGTACACACTTCGCGGGCAATGGTCTTCGTGGCTGTTCACTTTGCAAAG GTTTACTGCCAAAGTTTCCTCCAGATTCAGTAATAATGAAGCTGCCTCTCTATATGCGACCATGGGATTCCTCTCCAGAGCTTGTCAAGAAACTTTTCAAG ATCTTCCACTTTATCTGTACTTATGCTGCAAGAATTGATATCTGTTCCTTCACAGTTGATGAGTTTGCgcaagcatttcatgaaaaa GATTCCTTGCTCCTTGGACAAGTGCATTTGGCCCTTCTCAGGCTTCTTCTGGCAGATGTTGAAATTCAGCTTGATAGTGGATTCATTCATCAAGCAAGCAAAAGTTGCAATTTCTTGGGATTGGTTCACTCA ATTGAACATGAAGAATTTAGTCTGAAACTGTGGATTAGTTCACTCAATGCCTTAACATGGACAGAGATACTACGGCAAGTTCTGGTTGCTGCTGGTTTTGGGTCCAAACGCGGTAGAGTATCTGGGGAGGCTCTCAGCAAG GAAGTTAGTTTGATGGCTAAGTATGGGTTAGCCCGGGGTACACTGAAGGGTGAACTTTTTAGCATTCTGCTAATTAAAGGAACTGATGGAATGAAAGTTCATGAGCTGGCAAAACTTCAATCT ATTGTTGAGTTGAATCTGGCAGCAACAACCATTCAGCTAGAAGATTTAATAAGCTCAACCCTTTCTAGTGACATTACACTGTTCGAAAAGATTTCATCTTCAGGGTACCGTCTACGTATTAATCCTTCTTCACAGGAATCTGAAATTTCTTTCTCAGATTCCGAAGGAGATGACGCAGAGGTTATTAGTGGATACATCAGAGATTATTCTGATTGTGAATCCCGTGAATTAGTTCCAGCTGAATCTGGACGGAGATATCAGTTAGAAAATAGGAACAGTTTATCAATTGTAAATACTGAAATTGATGAAAGTTACTCAGGAGAAGCATGGTTGTTGGGGCTGATGGAAGGTGAATATTCAGATCTTGGCATTGGAGAGAAGCTGAATGCCTTGGCGGCATTGGTTGATCTTCTTACTGCTGCATCCAGCATCTCTGAAAAG GATCCGATGCCATCCACTGTAGAATGTGCTCCTGCAACGATTCATCATGCATCAGGTGGAAAAATAAAGAGGTCATCAGCAAAATCATCCTACTTGGCTGGGCAAACACAAAGTCATAGTGGATATCTTAGTAATCAAGATCCAACAGGGTCATTGGAGTTTCAGCCTGTTGATTCTTCAGTGTCAATGTCAAAAATCTGTAAGAAAAATAAGTCACCTAGCACTGCAAAGAATACCAAAGAACTGGAAGCTGGGGATGATTTGCATCCTATGCAGTCTATCTTCCTCGGCTCTGACCGTAGGTACAATAGATACTGGATTTTCTTGGGCCCTTGCAATGAACTCGATCCTGGGCACAGGAGGATTTATTTTGAATCTTCTGAAGATGGTCACTGGGAGGTGATTGATACTGAAGAG TCTTTATGCTCTTTGTTGGCTGCCTTGGACCGTAGAGGTACACGAGAGGCTCTCTTAGTTGCATCTCTAGAAAAACGGGAAACCTTCCTATGCCGAGCAATGTCAAATATGCTGAATGATTCAGGAGATAGGCAATCACCTCAATGTGGAAGGACTTTTTCTAGGGAAGATAGTTCATCATCTGCAATTTCTGATGTGGACAACTTAGGCCTTGTTGAAGTGCACAATGGTTCTACTGGTTCGAAGGTGTCTGCAGGGCGGAAAAGAGAACGTCAGCAAGACAAATGGAATATTGCTCAAGCTTTTGACTCATGGATGTGGAAATCATTCTATTGTAATCTTGCCGCTGTGAAACGTGGGAAAAGGTCTTATCTTGATTCACTTGCAAGGTGTGAACAGTGTCATGATCTATATTGGAGGGATGAGAAGCACTGTAAGATTTGCCACACCACGTTCGAGCTTGATTTTGATCTTGAAGAAAGATATGCCATTCATACTGCAACTTGTAGGCAGAACCTAGACCCTGATAACTGCACAAAGCATAAAATTCTCCCATCAGAATTGCAGTCACTTAAAGCTGCAATATATGCAATTGAG TCAGTAATGCCTGAAGATGCCCTAATTGGTGCTTGGCGAAGATCTTCCCACAATCTTTGGATCAAAAGACTGCGCAGGGCCTCAACTTTATCTGAGATTTTACAG GTTCTTGCTGATTTTGTCACTGCGATCAACGAGGACTGGTTGTGTGACTCTGGTCATACTTTGGGATCAAATTATGACCCAGAAGAAATTATTGCAAGCTTTTCAAGCATGCCCCAAACTTCATCTGCAGTTGCATTTTGGTTGGTCAAGTTGGATGCCTTGGTCGGACCCCACTTGGGAAGTGCTCATTAG
- the LOC132061084 gene encoding F-box/kelch-repeat protein At3g23880-like: MEDGENDKGFNKINLVKSWLSLISSPNFAKTHPLLSASNKNYSHHGLMFRVNDPNRYLKDCCVNALLYDSVTEALDVDYPCTTPNDYTWIVSSVNGLICLVKEVYDDELHELFLWNPSIRKYKKLPKYRLKVSRAYSMDEIEYFKFCFVYDELQDDYKVVGVFPIHENMRRVEVKIYSLKSDSWRCIDDYQGTDFSYYNNNKGKLVNGKIHWLGSWCKLIISIDLANEKWTEIEKPGCGTSELGVFGSCLSVLNCEYASTRADLWVMKEYGVKESWTKMFTTKSPGDSMLYMFHPPIITSNEGEILLRHGSRFTKYNPKDDSIRYLDVTNFDQCYEAEIYVKSLICPLSQKGP, encoded by the exons atggAAGATGGAGAAAATGACAAGGGGTTTAACAAAAT AAATCTTGTTAAATCTTGGCTTTCTTTAATCTCTAGCCCTAATTTTGCGAAGACCCATCCCTTATTATCCGCTAGTAACAAGAATTACTCCCACCATGGACTTATGTTTAGGGTTAATGATCCTAACCGCTATCTCAAGGACTGTTGTGTTAACGCTTTACTTTACGATTCTGTAACTGAGGCATTAGACGTAGATTATCCATGTACAACTCCTAATGATTATACTTGGATTGTGAGTTCTGTTAATGGATTGATTTGTCTTGTAAAAGAAGTTTACGACGACGAATTACATGAGTTGTTTCTGTGGAACCCATCAATTAGAAAGTATAAGAAATTGCCTAAGTATAGACTTAAAGTGAGTCGCGCTTACTCTATGGATGAAATTGaatatttcaaattttgtttTGTATATGATGAGTTACAAGATGATTACAAGGTAGTGGGTGTTTTTCCTATTCACGAAAATATGCGTCGTGTTGAGGTCAAAATATATAGTCTAAAGAGTGATTCTTGGAGATGTATTGATGACTATCAGGGTACGGATTTTTCGTATTATAATAATAACAAGGGTAAGCTTGTGAATGGGAAAATCCATTGGCTTGGGAGCTGGTGCAAGCTAATTATTTCTATTGATTTGGCTAATGAGAAATGGACAGAGATAGAGAAGCCAGGATGTGGTACTTCGGAGCTAGGAGTGTTTGGGAGTTGTCTTTCTGTGCTTAATTGCGAATACGCGTCGACTCGTGCAGATTTATGGGTTATGAAGGAGTATGGGGTAAAAGAATCTTGGACAAAAATGTTTACCACCAAATCTCCAGGTGATTCTATGTTATATATGTTTCATCCACCCATTATAACGTCAAATGAAGGTGAAATTTTGCTTAGGCATGGTTCACGTTTCACGAAATACAATCCAAAGGATGACTCGATCAGATATCTGGATGTTACTAACTTTGATCAATGTTATGAGGCAGAAATCTATGTTAAGAGCCTAATTTGTCCGCTTTCACAGAAGGGACCATGA